One Sphaeramia orbicularis chromosome 21, fSphaOr1.1, whole genome shotgun sequence DNA window includes the following coding sequences:
- the LOC115412867 gene encoding interleukin-1 receptor type 2-like: MVRWEILFTMIIIKFVYGRPPPLPPLSMKDGCFLVFPEVEIFRVEGDAVILSFPTFERVLEVRNLAPPTANYQITKSNRTENATFEAEGRVVQKERQLWLLPAQASDSGDYTCTYRNASYCVTGSITLHVFGSSSVDMDKLSYPRSAALGQKITFACPSLDSFNNTHRQTEWYKNYGPKALELSRDGSFQRDMGFLIIPVVKRSHAGLYICRLNVSINNQQYKVSRAIQLRVNGPNLEPEVTVEPDLPVTSDPVLISSIYTTVQTPIVPPPVIVSPLNGTIYESSHGSGVELFCKVLTGCETADSTTVTWLVDGQSVESSYLDGRALQGGRRVSRMSTDCQIEIRLIILEMTEEDTQTELKCITQNQGGTQEAVVHLQLEDSTSTWLVVAAVGMSCFLGVVSVFLCVLFKPKRKKKLDYILARQNSTF, from the exons ATGGTCCGCTGGGAAATACTGTTTACTATGATCATCATTAAATTTGTGTATGGAAGACCTCCACCACTGCCTCCTCTGTCTATGAAAG ACGGCTGCTTCCTAGTGTTCCCAGAGGTGGAGATATTCAGAGTGGAGGGAGATGCAGTGATCCTCTCTTTTCCCACGTTTGAGAGAGTCCTTGAAGTACGCAACCTTGCACCCCCAACAGCAAACTACCAAATCACTAAAAGTAACCGGACCGAGAACGCCACATTTGAGGCTGAGGGACGTGTCGTGCAGAAGGAGAGACAGTTATGGCTCCTACCAGCGCAGGCCTCAGACTCAGGGGATTACACCTGCACCTACAG AAATGCATCCTACTGTGTAACTGGAAGCATCACACTGCATGTGTTTGGGTCCAGCTCTGTGGACATGGATAAACTATCATATCCCAGATCAGCTGCACTGGGTCAGAAGATCACCTTTGCATGTCCATCTCTGGACTCCttcaacaacacacacagacagactgagtGGTACAAG AACTACGGTCCCAAAGCCCTTGAACTGAGCAGAGATGGTTCCTTCCAACGGGACATGGGTTTCCTGATCATCCCTGTGGTCAAGAGGTCCCATGCAGGTCTCTACATATGCAGACTCAATGTGTCCATCAACAACCAGCAGTACAAGGTCAGCAGGGCCATCCAGCTCAGGGTGAACG GTCCAAACCTTGAACCTGAGGTCACCGTCGAGCCTGATctccctgtgacctctgaccctgtgctGATCAGCAGCATCTACACCACAGTACAAA CTCCAATAGTTCCACCACCTGTGATTGTTTCTCCTCTGAATGGAACCATATATGAAAGTTCCCATG GTTCAGGGGTGGAGCTGTTTTGCAAAGTGTTAACCGGATGTGAAACAGCAGACTCCACCACTGTCACATGGTTGGTCGACGGCCAATCAGTGGAGTCATCGTACCTTGATGGACGCGCTCTACAGGGAGGGAGAAG GGTGAGCAGGATGTCTACAGACTGCCAGATTGAGATAAGGCTGATTATTCTAGAGATGACAGAAGAAGACACACAGACGGAGCTCAAGTGCATCACTCAGAACCAGGGAGGGACACAGGAGGCTGTAGTGCATCTTCAGCTAGAGG ACTCCACATCCACATGGCTGGTCGTAGCTGCAGTGGGCATGTCTTGCTTCCTGGGGGTGGTGTCTGTCTTCCTCTGCGTCCTCTTCAAACCGAAAAGGAAAAAGAAGTTAGATTACATCCTGGCTCGGCAGAATAGCACCTTCTAG